The Mercurialis annua linkage group LG8, ddMerAnnu1.2, whole genome shotgun sequence genome window below encodes:
- the LOC126660272 gene encoding eukaryotic translation initiation factor 2 subunit alpha homolog has translation MGPNLECRMYESRYPEVDMAVMIQVKNIADMGAYVSLLEYNNIEGMILFSELSRRRIRSVSSLIKVGRIEPVMVLRVDKEKGYIDLSKRRVSEEDIETCEERYNKSKLVHSIMRHVAETMSADLEELYIHIGWPLYRKYGHAFEAFKIVVNDPDSVLNSLTREIKEVGPDGQEVTKVVPAVTEEIKEALVKNIRRRMTPQPLKIRADIEMKCFQFDGVLHIKDSMRKAEAAGNKDCPVKIKLVAPPLYVLTTQTLDKEQGILVLTKAITACTEAIEQHKGKLIVKEPPRAVSERDDKLLAEHMAKLRNENEEVSGDEDSADEEDTGMGDVDVENAAPGIME, from the exons ATGGGTCCTAATTTGGAGTGCAGAATGTACGAATCGAGGTACCCAGAGGTGGACATGGCAGTGATGATACAGGTGAAAAATATTGCGGACATGGGCGCGTACGTGTCGCTGTTGGAGTACAATAACATTGAAGGTATGATTCTGTTTTCAGAGCTCTCACGGCGTCGTATTAGGAGTGTTAGTAGCTTAATTAAGGTCGGGCGTATCGAGCCGGTGATGGTTCTGCGTGTCGATAAGGAGAAGGGGTATATTGATTTGAGTAAGAGAAGAGTTAGTGAGGAAGATATTGAGACTTGTGAAGAGAGGTATAATAAGAGTAAGCTTGTTCACTCGATTATGCGCCATGTTGCCGAGACTATGTCTGCCGATTTGGAg GAATTGTACATTCATATTGGCTGGCCGTTGTACCGGAAATATGGCCATGCTTTTGAG GCATTTAAAATCGTTGTGAATGATCCTGATTCAGTTTTGAATTCCCTTACCCGTGAAATCAAAGAAGTTGGTCCTGATGGTCAAGAg GTTACCAAGGTAGTACCTGCTGTGACAGAGGAAATTAAAGAAGCTTTGGTAAAGAATATAAGGAGAAGAATGACCCCTCAACCATTGAAGATTCGGGCTGatattgaaatgaaatgtttCCAGTTTGATGGAGTTCTTCACATTAAG GATTCTATGAGGAAAGCTGAGGCTGCAGGCAATAAGGACTGTCCCGTGAAAATTAAACTGGTTGCTCCTCCACTTTATGTTCTTACAACACAAACGCTAGACAAG GAGCAAGGTATATTAGTTCTCACTAAGGCAATAACTGCATGCACCGAAGCAATAGAGCAGCATAAGGGGAAGCTTATTGTGAAGGAACCTCCGAGAGCA GTGAGTGAACGAGATGATAAATTGCTTGCTGAACACATGGCTAAGTTAAGAAATGAAAATGAGGAGGTTAGCGGCGACGAAGATAGTGCAGACGAGGAAGATACAGGGATGGGAGACGTCGACGTGGAAAATGCTGCACCTGGCATCATGGAATAG